In Equus caballus isolate H_3958 breed thoroughbred chromosome 7, TB-T2T, whole genome shotgun sequence, one DNA window encodes the following:
- the ADGRL1 gene encoding adhesion G protein-coupled receptor L1 isoform X3 has protein sequence MARLAAALWSLCVTAVLVTSATQGLSRAGLPFGLMRRELACEGYPIELRCPGSDVIMVENANYGRTDDKICDADPFQMENVQCYLPDAFKIMSQRCNNRTQCVVVAGSDAFPDPCPGTYKYLEVQYDCVPYIFVCPGTLQKVLEPTSTHESEHQSGAWCKDPLQAGDRIYVMPWIPYRTDTLTEYASWEDYVAARHTTTYRLPNRVDGTGFVVYDGAVFYNKERTRNIVKYDLRTRIKSGETVINTANYHDTSPYRWGGKTDIDLAVDENGLWVIYATEGNNGRLVVSQLNPYTLRFEGTWETGYDKRSASNAFMVCGVLYVLRSVYVDDDSEAAGNRVDYAFNTNANREEPVSLAFPNPYQFVSSVDYNPRDNQLYVWNNYFVVRYSLEFGPPDPSAGPATSPPLSTTTTARPTPLTSTVSPAATTPLRRAPLTTHPVGAINQLGPDLPPATAPAPSTRRPPAPNLHVSPELFCEPREVRRVQWPATQQGMLVERPCPKGTRGIASFQCLPALGLWNPRGPDLSNCTSPWVNQVAQKIKSGENAANIASELARHTRGSIYAGDVSSSVKLMEQLLDILDAQLQALRPIERESAGKNYNKMHKRERTCKDYIKAVVETVDNLLRPEALESWKDMNATEQVHTATMLLDVLEEGAFLLADNVREPARFLAAKQNVVLEVTVLNTEGQVQELVFPQEYPSENSIQLSANTIKQNSRNGVVKVVFILYNNLGLFLSTENATVKLAGDAGAGSPGGASLVVNSQVIAASINKESSRVFLMDPVIFTVAHLEAKNHFNANCSFWNYSERSMLGYWSTQGCRLVESNKTHTTCACSHLTNFAVLMAHREIYQGRINELLLSVITWVGIVISLVCLAICISTFCFLRGLQTDRNTIHKNLCINLFLAELLFLVGIDKTQYEVACPIFAGLLHYFFLAAFSWLCLEGVHLYLLLVEVFESEYSRTKYYYLGGYCFPALVVGIAAAIDYRSYGTEKACWLRVDNYFIWSFIGPVSFVIVVNLVFLMVTLHKMIRSSSVLKPDSSRLDNIKSWALGAIALLFLLGLTWAFGLLFINKESVVMAYLFTTFNAFQGVFIFVFHCALQKKVHKEYSKCLRHSYCCIRSPPGGAHGSLKTSAMRSNTRYYTGTQSRIRRMWNDTVRKQTESSFMAGDINSTPTLNRGTMGNHLLTNPVLQPRGGTSPYNTLIAESVGFNPSSPPVFNSPGSYREPKHPLGGREACGMDTLPLNGNFNNSYSLRSGDFPPGDGAPEPPRGRNLADAAAFEKMIISELVHNNLRGSGSGAKGPPPPEPPVPPAPGGSGEEEAGGPGGADRAEIELLYKALEEPLLLPRAQSVLYQSDLDESESCTAEDGATSRPLSSPPGRDSLYASGANLRDSPTYPDSSPEGPSEALPPPPPAPPGPPEIYYTSRPPALVARNPLQGYYQVRRPSHEGYLAPPGLEGPGPDGDGQMQLVTSL, from the exons ATGGCCCGCCTGGCCGCCGCGCTCTGGAGCCTCTGTGTCACCGCCGTCCTGGTCACCTCGGCCACCCAAG GCCTGAGCCGGGCTGGGCTCCCGTTCGGGCTGATGCGCCGGGAGCTGGCGTGCGAAGGCTACCCCATCGAGCTGCGCTGCCCAGGCAGTGACGTCATCATGGTGGAGAACGCCAACTACGGGCGCACCGATGACAAGATCTGCGACGCTGACCCCTTCCAGATGGAGAACGTGCAGTGCTACCTGCCCGACGCCTTCAAGATCATGTCTCAGAG GTGTAACAACCGCACCCAGTGCGTGGTGGTCGCCGGCTCCGACGCCTTTCCCGACCCCTGTCCGGGGACCTACAAGTACCTGGAGGTGCAGTACGACTGTGTCCCCTACA TCTTCGTGTGCCCAGGGACCCTGCAGAAGGTGCTGGAGCCCACCTCGACGCACGAGTCAGAGCACCAGTCCGGCGCGTGGTGCAAGGACCCGTTGCAGGCGGGTGACCGCATCTACGTCATGCCCTGGATCCCCTACCGCACCGACACGCTCACCGAGTACGCCTCGTGGGAAGACTACGTGGCTGCGCGCCACACCACCACCTACCGCCTGCCCAACCGCGTGGATGGCACGGGCTTCGTGGTCTACGACGGTGCCGTCTTCTACAACAAGGAGCGCACGCGCAACATCGTCAAGTACGATCTGCGCACGCGCATCAAGAGCGGGGAGACGGTCATCAACACGGCCAACTACCACGACACGTCGCCCTACCGCTGGGGGGGCAAGACCGACATCGACCTGGCTGTGGACGAGAACGGGCTGTGGGTCATCTACGCCACTGAGGGCAACAATGGGCGGCTGGTGGTGAGCCAGCTCAACCCCTACACGCTGCGCTTCGAGGGCACGTGGGAGACGGGCTACGACAAGCGCTCGGCGTCCAACGCCTTCATGGTGTGTGGGGTCCTCTACGTACTGCGCTCCGTGTACGTGGACGACGACAGTGAGGCGGCCGGCAACCGCGTGGACTACGCCTTCAACACCAATGCCAACCGCGAGGAGCCCGTCAGCCTGGCCTTCCCCAACCCCTACCAGTTCGTGTCCTCCGTGGACTACAACCCCCGCGACAACCAGCTCTACGTCTGGAACAATTACTTCGTGGTGCGCTACAGCCTGGAGTTCGGGCCGCCCGACCCCAGTGCTG GCCCAGCCACTTCTCCCCCGCTCAGCACGACCACCACAGCCCGGCCCACACCCCTCACCAGCACGGTTTCACCTGCAGCCACCACCCCACTTCGCCGGGCACCCCTCACCACGCACCCCGTGGGTGCCATCAACCAACTGGGACCCGACTTGCCTCCGGCCACAgctccagcccccagcacccggcggccccctgcccccaacctgCACGTGTCCCCAGAGCTCTTCTGTGAACCTCGAGAGGTGCGGCGGGTCCAGTGGCCGGCCACCCAGCAGGGCATGCTGGTGGAGAGGCCCTGTCCCAAGGGGACTCGAG GAATTGCCTCCTTCCAGTGTCTACCAGCTCTGGGGCTCTGGAACCCCCGGGGCCCTGACCTCAGCAACTGCACCTCCCCCTGGGTCAACCAGGTGGCCCAGAAG ATCAAGAGCGGGGAGAATGCGGCCAACATTGCCAGCGAGCTGGCCCGCCACACGCGGGGCTCCATCTACGCGGGGGACGTGTCCTCCTCCGTGAAGCTCATGGAGCAGTTGCTGGACATTCTGGATGCCCAGCTGCAGGCCCTGCGGCCCATCGAACGCGAGTCGGCTGGCAAGAACTACAACAAG ATGCACAAGCGGGAGAGAACCTGCAAGGACTACATCAAG GCTGTGGTGGAGACAGTGGACAACCTGCTACGGCCAGAGGCTCTCGAGTCCTGGAAGGACATGAACGCCACGGAGCAGGTGCACACAGCCACCATGCTCCTGGATGTCCTAGAGGAGGGCGCCTTCCTGCTGGCCGACAACGTCAGGGAGCCCGCCCGCTTCCTGGCCGCCAAGCAGAATGTGG TCCTGGAGGTCACAGTCCTCAACACAGAGGGCCAAGTGCAGGAGCTGGTGTTCCCCCAGGAGTACCCAAGCGAGAACTCCATCCAGCTGTCGGCCAACACCATCAAGCAGAACAGCCGAAACG GGGTGGTCAAGGTCGTCTTCATTCTCTACAACAACCTGGGCCTCTTCCTGTCCACTGAGAATGCCACGGTGAAGCTGGCGGGTGACGCGGGCGCGGGCAGCCCAGGGGGTGCCTCCCTGGTGGTGAACTCGCAGGTCATTGCAGCATCCATCAACAAGGAGTCCAGCCGCGTCTTCCTCATGGACCCTGTCATCTTCACTGTGGCCCACCTGGAG GCCAAGAACCACTTCAATGCTAACTGCTCCTTCTGGAACTACTCGGAGCGTTCCATGCTGGGCTACTGGTCGACCCAGGGTTGCCGCCTGGTGGAGTCCAACAAGACCCATACCACGTGTGCCTGCAGCCACCTCACCAACTTTGCCGTGCTCATGGCTCACCGCGAGATC TACCAGGGCCGCATCAATGAGCTGCTGCTGTCGGTCATCACCTGGGTGGGCATCGTCATCTCCCTGGTCTGCCTAGCCATCTGTATCTCCACCTTCTGCTTCCTGCGGGGGCTACAGACGGACCGCAACACCATCCACAAGAACCTATGCATCAACCTCTTCCTGGCCGAGCTGCTCTTCCTGGTCGGGATAGACAAGACTCAGTATGAG GTCGCCTGCCCCATCTTCGCTGGCTTGCTGCACTACTTCTTCCTGGCCGCCttctcctggctctgcctggaGGGCGTGCACCTCTACTTGCTGCTGGTGGAGGTGTTCGAGAGCGAGTACTCCCGCACCAAGTACTACTACCTGGGCGGCTACTGCTTCCCGGCCCTGGTGGTGGGCATCGCGGCCGCCATTGACTACCGCAGCTATGGCACCGAGAAGGC CTGCTGGCTCCGAGTGGACAATTACTTCATCTGGAGCTTCATCGGGCCCGTCTCCTTCGTTATCGTG GTGAACCTGGTGTTCCTCATGGTGACCCTGCACAAGATGATCCGGAGCTCGTCCGTGCTCAAGCCTGACTCCAGCCGCCTTGACAACATTAA ATCCTGGGCCCTAGGGGCCATCGCGCTGCTCTTCCTGCTGGGCCTCACCTGGGCCTTTGGCCTCCTCTTCATCAACAAGGAGTCGGTGGTCATGGCCTACCTCTTCACCACCTTCAACGCCTTCCAGGGCGTCTTCATCTTTGTCTTTCACTGCGCCTTACAGAAGAAG GTGCACAAGGAGTACAGCAAGTGCCTGCGGCACTCCTACTGCTGCATCCGCTCCCCACCGGGGGGCGCGCACGGCTCGCTCAAGACCTCAGCCATGCGGAGCAACACCCGCTACTACACGGGGACCCAG AGCCGAATCCGGAGGATGTGGAATGACACCGTGAGGAAACAGACGGAGTCCTCCTTCATGgcaggagacatcaacagcaccCCCACCCTGAACCGAG GTACCatggggaaccacctgctgaccaaTCCCGTGCTGCAGCCCCGTGGGGGCACCAGCCCCTACAACACCCTCATTGCCGAGTCGGTGGGCTTCAATCCCTCCTCGCCCCCAGTCTTCAACTCCCCAG GGAGCTACCGGGAACCCA AGCACCCCCTGGGCGGCCGGGAAGCCTGCGGCATGGACACACTGCCGCTCAACGGCAACTTCAACAACAGCTACTCCTTGCGAAGCGGGGATTTCCCTCCAGGGGACGGGGCCCCCGAGCCGCCCCGAGGCCGGAATCTGGCTGACGCTGCTGCCTTCGAGAAGATGATCATCTCGGAGCTGGTGCACAACAACCTGCGTGGCAGCGGCAGCGGCGCCAAGGGCCCTCCGCCACCTGAGCCCCCTGTGCCGCCAGCGCCGGGGGGCAGTGGCGAGGAAGAGGCGGGTGGGCCCGGGGGTGCTGACCGGGCAGAGATCGAACTTCTCTACAAAGCCCTggaggagccgctgctgctgccccgggCCCAGTCGGTGCTGTACCAGAGCGATCTGGATGAGTCAGAGAGCTGCACGGCGGAGGATGgggccaccagccggcccctctcctcccctccggGCCGGGACTCCCTCTATGCCAGCGGGGCCAACCTGCGGGACTCGCCCACCTACCCGGACAGCAGCCCCGAAGGGCCCAGTgaggccctgcccccacccccacctgcgcCCCCTGGCCCCCCTGAAATCTACTACACCTCGCGCccaccagccctggtggcccgGAACCCCCTGCAGGGCTACTATCAGGTGCGGCGGCCCAGCCACGAGGGTTACCTGGCGCCCCCAGGTCTCGAGGGGCCAGGACCCGATGGGGATGGGCAGATGCAGCTGGTCACCAGTCTCTGA
- the ADGRL1 gene encoding adhesion G protein-coupled receptor L1 isoform X1: MARLAAALWSLCVTAVLVTSATQGLSRAGLPFGLMRRELACEGYPIELRCPGSDVIMVENANYGRTDDKICDADPFQMENVQCYLPDAFKIMSQRCNNRTQCVVVAGSDAFPDPCPGTYKYLEVQYDCVPYIEVEQKVFVCPGTLQKVLEPTSTHESEHQSGAWCKDPLQAGDRIYVMPWIPYRTDTLTEYASWEDYVAARHTTTYRLPNRVDGTGFVVYDGAVFYNKERTRNIVKYDLRTRIKSGETVINTANYHDTSPYRWGGKTDIDLAVDENGLWVIYATEGNNGRLVVSQLNPYTLRFEGTWETGYDKRSASNAFMVCGVLYVLRSVYVDDDSEAAGNRVDYAFNTNANREEPVSLAFPNPYQFVSSVDYNPRDNQLYVWNNYFVVRYSLEFGPPDPSAGPATSPPLSTTTTARPTPLTSTVSPAATTPLRRAPLTTHPVGAINQLGPDLPPATAPAPSTRRPPAPNLHVSPELFCEPREVRRVQWPATQQGMLVERPCPKGTRGIASFQCLPALGLWNPRGPDLSNCTSPWVNQVAQKIKSGENAANIASELARHTRGSIYAGDVSSSVKLMEQLLDILDAQLQALRPIERESAGKNYNKMHKRERTCKDYIKAVVETVDNLLRPEALESWKDMNATEQVHTATMLLDVLEEGAFLLADNVREPARFLAAKQNVVLEVTVLNTEGQVQELVFPQEYPSENSIQLSANTIKQNSRNGVVKVVFILYNNLGLFLSTENATVKLAGDAGAGSPGGASLVVNSQVIAASINKESSRVFLMDPVIFTVAHLEAKNHFNANCSFWNYSERSMLGYWSTQGCRLVESNKTHTTCACSHLTNFAVLMAHREIYQGRINELLLSVITWVGIVISLVCLAICISTFCFLRGLQTDRNTIHKNLCINLFLAELLFLVGIDKTQYEVACPIFAGLLHYFFLAAFSWLCLEGVHLYLLLVEVFESEYSRTKYYYLGGYCFPALVVGIAAAIDYRSYGTEKACWLRVDNYFIWSFIGPVSFVIVVNLVFLMVTLHKMIRSSSVLKPDSSRLDNIKSWALGAIALLFLLGLTWAFGLLFINKESVVMAYLFTTFNAFQGVFIFVFHCALQKKVHKEYSKCLRHSYCCIRSPPGGAHGSLKTSAMRSNTRYYTGTQSRIRRMWNDTVRKQTESSFMAGDINSTPTLNRGTMGNHLLTNPVLQPRGGTSPYNTLIAESVGFNPSSPPVFNSPGSYREPKHPLGGREACGMDTLPLNGNFNNSYSLRSGDFPPGDGAPEPPRGRNLADAAAFEKMIISELVHNNLRGSGSGAKGPPPPEPPVPPAPGGSGEEEAGGPGGADRAEIELLYKALEEPLLLPRAQSVLYQSDLDESESCTAEDGATSRPLSSPPGRDSLYASGANLRDSPTYPDSSPEGPSEALPPPPPAPPGPPEIYYTSRPPALVARNPLQGYYQVRRPSHEGYLAPPGLEGPGPDGDGQMQLVTSL; this comes from the exons ATGGCCCGCCTGGCCGCCGCGCTCTGGAGCCTCTGTGTCACCGCCGTCCTGGTCACCTCGGCCACCCAAG GCCTGAGCCGGGCTGGGCTCCCGTTCGGGCTGATGCGCCGGGAGCTGGCGTGCGAAGGCTACCCCATCGAGCTGCGCTGCCCAGGCAGTGACGTCATCATGGTGGAGAACGCCAACTACGGGCGCACCGATGACAAGATCTGCGACGCTGACCCCTTCCAGATGGAGAACGTGCAGTGCTACCTGCCCGACGCCTTCAAGATCATGTCTCAGAG GTGTAACAACCGCACCCAGTGCGTGGTGGTCGCCGGCTCCGACGCCTTTCCCGACCCCTGTCCGGGGACCTACAAGTACCTGGAGGTGCAGTACGACTGTGTCCCCTACA TAGAAGTGGAGCAGAAAG TCTTCGTGTGCCCAGGGACCCTGCAGAAGGTGCTGGAGCCCACCTCGACGCACGAGTCAGAGCACCAGTCCGGCGCGTGGTGCAAGGACCCGTTGCAGGCGGGTGACCGCATCTACGTCATGCCCTGGATCCCCTACCGCACCGACACGCTCACCGAGTACGCCTCGTGGGAAGACTACGTGGCTGCGCGCCACACCACCACCTACCGCCTGCCCAACCGCGTGGATGGCACGGGCTTCGTGGTCTACGACGGTGCCGTCTTCTACAACAAGGAGCGCACGCGCAACATCGTCAAGTACGATCTGCGCACGCGCATCAAGAGCGGGGAGACGGTCATCAACACGGCCAACTACCACGACACGTCGCCCTACCGCTGGGGGGGCAAGACCGACATCGACCTGGCTGTGGACGAGAACGGGCTGTGGGTCATCTACGCCACTGAGGGCAACAATGGGCGGCTGGTGGTGAGCCAGCTCAACCCCTACACGCTGCGCTTCGAGGGCACGTGGGAGACGGGCTACGACAAGCGCTCGGCGTCCAACGCCTTCATGGTGTGTGGGGTCCTCTACGTACTGCGCTCCGTGTACGTGGACGACGACAGTGAGGCGGCCGGCAACCGCGTGGACTACGCCTTCAACACCAATGCCAACCGCGAGGAGCCCGTCAGCCTGGCCTTCCCCAACCCCTACCAGTTCGTGTCCTCCGTGGACTACAACCCCCGCGACAACCAGCTCTACGTCTGGAACAATTACTTCGTGGTGCGCTACAGCCTGGAGTTCGGGCCGCCCGACCCCAGTGCTG GCCCAGCCACTTCTCCCCCGCTCAGCACGACCACCACAGCCCGGCCCACACCCCTCACCAGCACGGTTTCACCTGCAGCCACCACCCCACTTCGCCGGGCACCCCTCACCACGCACCCCGTGGGTGCCATCAACCAACTGGGACCCGACTTGCCTCCGGCCACAgctccagcccccagcacccggcggccccctgcccccaacctgCACGTGTCCCCAGAGCTCTTCTGTGAACCTCGAGAGGTGCGGCGGGTCCAGTGGCCGGCCACCCAGCAGGGCATGCTGGTGGAGAGGCCCTGTCCCAAGGGGACTCGAG GAATTGCCTCCTTCCAGTGTCTACCAGCTCTGGGGCTCTGGAACCCCCGGGGCCCTGACCTCAGCAACTGCACCTCCCCCTGGGTCAACCAGGTGGCCCAGAAG ATCAAGAGCGGGGAGAATGCGGCCAACATTGCCAGCGAGCTGGCCCGCCACACGCGGGGCTCCATCTACGCGGGGGACGTGTCCTCCTCCGTGAAGCTCATGGAGCAGTTGCTGGACATTCTGGATGCCCAGCTGCAGGCCCTGCGGCCCATCGAACGCGAGTCGGCTGGCAAGAACTACAACAAG ATGCACAAGCGGGAGAGAACCTGCAAGGACTACATCAAG GCTGTGGTGGAGACAGTGGACAACCTGCTACGGCCAGAGGCTCTCGAGTCCTGGAAGGACATGAACGCCACGGAGCAGGTGCACACAGCCACCATGCTCCTGGATGTCCTAGAGGAGGGCGCCTTCCTGCTGGCCGACAACGTCAGGGAGCCCGCCCGCTTCCTGGCCGCCAAGCAGAATGTGG TCCTGGAGGTCACAGTCCTCAACACAGAGGGCCAAGTGCAGGAGCTGGTGTTCCCCCAGGAGTACCCAAGCGAGAACTCCATCCAGCTGTCGGCCAACACCATCAAGCAGAACAGCCGAAACG GGGTGGTCAAGGTCGTCTTCATTCTCTACAACAACCTGGGCCTCTTCCTGTCCACTGAGAATGCCACGGTGAAGCTGGCGGGTGACGCGGGCGCGGGCAGCCCAGGGGGTGCCTCCCTGGTGGTGAACTCGCAGGTCATTGCAGCATCCATCAACAAGGAGTCCAGCCGCGTCTTCCTCATGGACCCTGTCATCTTCACTGTGGCCCACCTGGAG GCCAAGAACCACTTCAATGCTAACTGCTCCTTCTGGAACTACTCGGAGCGTTCCATGCTGGGCTACTGGTCGACCCAGGGTTGCCGCCTGGTGGAGTCCAACAAGACCCATACCACGTGTGCCTGCAGCCACCTCACCAACTTTGCCGTGCTCATGGCTCACCGCGAGATC TACCAGGGCCGCATCAATGAGCTGCTGCTGTCGGTCATCACCTGGGTGGGCATCGTCATCTCCCTGGTCTGCCTAGCCATCTGTATCTCCACCTTCTGCTTCCTGCGGGGGCTACAGACGGACCGCAACACCATCCACAAGAACCTATGCATCAACCTCTTCCTGGCCGAGCTGCTCTTCCTGGTCGGGATAGACAAGACTCAGTATGAG GTCGCCTGCCCCATCTTCGCTGGCTTGCTGCACTACTTCTTCCTGGCCGCCttctcctggctctgcctggaGGGCGTGCACCTCTACTTGCTGCTGGTGGAGGTGTTCGAGAGCGAGTACTCCCGCACCAAGTACTACTACCTGGGCGGCTACTGCTTCCCGGCCCTGGTGGTGGGCATCGCGGCCGCCATTGACTACCGCAGCTATGGCACCGAGAAGGC CTGCTGGCTCCGAGTGGACAATTACTTCATCTGGAGCTTCATCGGGCCCGTCTCCTTCGTTATCGTG GTGAACCTGGTGTTCCTCATGGTGACCCTGCACAAGATGATCCGGAGCTCGTCCGTGCTCAAGCCTGACTCCAGCCGCCTTGACAACATTAA ATCCTGGGCCCTAGGGGCCATCGCGCTGCTCTTCCTGCTGGGCCTCACCTGGGCCTTTGGCCTCCTCTTCATCAACAAGGAGTCGGTGGTCATGGCCTACCTCTTCACCACCTTCAACGCCTTCCAGGGCGTCTTCATCTTTGTCTTTCACTGCGCCTTACAGAAGAAG GTGCACAAGGAGTACAGCAAGTGCCTGCGGCACTCCTACTGCTGCATCCGCTCCCCACCGGGGGGCGCGCACGGCTCGCTCAAGACCTCAGCCATGCGGAGCAACACCCGCTACTACACGGGGACCCAG AGCCGAATCCGGAGGATGTGGAATGACACCGTGAGGAAACAGACGGAGTCCTCCTTCATGgcaggagacatcaacagcaccCCCACCCTGAACCGAG GTACCatggggaaccacctgctgaccaaTCCCGTGCTGCAGCCCCGTGGGGGCACCAGCCCCTACAACACCCTCATTGCCGAGTCGGTGGGCTTCAATCCCTCCTCGCCCCCAGTCTTCAACTCCCCAG GGAGCTACCGGGAACCCA AGCACCCCCTGGGCGGCCGGGAAGCCTGCGGCATGGACACACTGCCGCTCAACGGCAACTTCAACAACAGCTACTCCTTGCGAAGCGGGGATTTCCCTCCAGGGGACGGGGCCCCCGAGCCGCCCCGAGGCCGGAATCTGGCTGACGCTGCTGCCTTCGAGAAGATGATCATCTCGGAGCTGGTGCACAACAACCTGCGTGGCAGCGGCAGCGGCGCCAAGGGCCCTCCGCCACCTGAGCCCCCTGTGCCGCCAGCGCCGGGGGGCAGTGGCGAGGAAGAGGCGGGTGGGCCCGGGGGTGCTGACCGGGCAGAGATCGAACTTCTCTACAAAGCCCTggaggagccgctgctgctgccccgggCCCAGTCGGTGCTGTACCAGAGCGATCTGGATGAGTCAGAGAGCTGCACGGCGGAGGATGgggccaccagccggcccctctcctcccctccggGCCGGGACTCCCTCTATGCCAGCGGGGCCAACCTGCGGGACTCGCCCACCTACCCGGACAGCAGCCCCGAAGGGCCCAGTgaggccctgcccccacccccacctgcgcCCCCTGGCCCCCCTGAAATCTACTACACCTCGCGCccaccagccctggtggcccgGAACCCCCTGCAGGGCTACTATCAGGTGCGGCGGCCCAGCCACGAGGGTTACCTGGCGCCCCCAGGTCTCGAGGGGCCAGGACCCGATGGGGATGGGCAGATGCAGCTGGTCACCAGTCTCTGA